One segment of Halococcus salsus DNA contains the following:
- a CDS encoding glycosyltransferase family 4 protein, whose translation MKVLYVLSQDSGGLPHYAAELANAMSRHAEVVVFKPFETTADDLFDDAVECVEAFENIDIAATDLYAGDWSPVAAFRAALSYRNLARIEAFDPDIVHFTSPASMFPQVQLFTAHYGIDDDYPVIETYHDVLPNKLLRRGKELAASEPLSNVILDNVMKLGHRALPALDRAHTVVHTETNRDTLVSNGFDQSKISVVPHGMYEIFSQYDHADVSVEPRTILCFGQILPTKAHDVVAKAIPLVADRVGDVTCVIAGSGDLPADAKRVIDAHPDLFEVENRFVPNDEVGAYFRRARVSVLPHQRQNGHSGVMTISYAYGTPVVAADIADFPRLVEESGCGLVVPMDDPEPLADALATILTDDDRWAAMRRNTQRLREQFSWENVAREHVAIYRDVLDEQPERPLAAQQRS comes from the coding sequence ATGAAGGTCCTCTACGTCCTCTCCCAGGACAGCGGCGGCCTGCCGCACTACGCCGCGGAGCTCGCGAACGCGATGTCCCGCCACGCCGAGGTGGTCGTGTTCAAACCGTTCGAGACGACCGCCGACGACCTCTTCGACGACGCCGTCGAGTGTGTCGAGGCGTTCGAGAACATCGACATCGCGGCGACGGACCTCTACGCCGGTGACTGGAGCCCGGTGGCGGCGTTCCGGGCGGCGCTCTCCTACCGGAACCTCGCCCGCATCGAAGCGTTCGATCCCGACATCGTACACTTCACCTCGCCGGCCAGCATGTTCCCGCAGGTCCAGCTGTTCACCGCGCACTACGGCATCGACGACGACTATCCCGTGATCGAGACCTATCACGACGTCCTCCCCAACAAGCTCCTTCGCCGTGGGAAGGAGCTGGCGGCGAGCGAACCGCTCTCGAACGTGATCCTCGACAACGTGATGAAGCTCGGACACCGCGCGCTCCCGGCGCTCGACCGGGCACACACCGTCGTTCACACCGAGACGAACCGCGACACCCTCGTCTCCAACGGTTTCGACCAGTCGAAGATCTCCGTCGTTCCACACGGGATGTACGAGATATTCTCGCAGTACGACCACGCCGACGTCTCGGTCGAACCGCGAACGATCCTCTGTTTCGGACAGATCCTCCCGACGAAAGCACACGACGTCGTCGCGAAGGCCATCCCGTTGGTGGCCGACCGCGTCGGCGACGTCACCTGCGTCATCGCCGGCTCCGGCGACCTCCCGGCGGACGCGAAACGGGTGATCGACGCCCATCCTGATCTGTTCGAGGTCGAGAACCGCTTCGTCCCGAACGATGAGGTCGGCGCGTACTTCCGCCGAGCACGGGTCTCGGTCCTCCCCCACCAGCGCCAGAACGGCCACAGCGGCGTGATGACCATCTCGTACGCCTACGGCACGCCCGTGGTCGCGGCCGACATCGCGGACTTCCCCCGACTGGTCGAGGAGAGCGGTTGCGGGCTCGTCGTCCCGATGGACGACCCCGAACCGCTGGCCGACGCACTCGCGACCATTCTGACCGACGACGACCGCTGGGCGGCGATGCGACGGAACACACAGCGCCTCCGCGAGCAGTTCTCCTGGGAGAACGTCGCGCGCGAGCACGTCGCGATCTACCGGGACGTGCTCGACGAGCAGCCGGAACGCCCCCTCGCCGCACAGCAACGCTCCTAA
- a CDS encoding DUF7563 family protein — protein MPRCQNCSGFVTKQYVRVFAPTGADTVRVCPQCESKLRDGADVREARS, from the coding sequence ATGCCACGATGTCAAAACTGCAGTGGGTTCGTCACCAAGCAGTACGTCCGTGTCTTCGCACCGACGGGCGCGGACACCGTTCGGGTTTGTCCGCAGTGTGAGAGCAAACTCCGGGATGGGGCTGACGTCCGTGAGGCTCGTTCGTAG
- a CDS encoding right-handed parallel beta-helix repeat-containing protein — protein sequence MAQERLSIGRRTFLALVAAGSGTVAACSSPNQPTERLSTETQMSNLDRVYEITENYHVGPKRDRPEPGDAEGTIWEATDPGPAGATRRSLSDGERWIPLVVEPESPRATGEYHLTPDDGFEAIQTVIDRTGGNVVIRLAPGTYVGRELTLEHGVMLVGSGRNATTLKLEDGANTDLVTTPDLPDRNVMECTLRDLMFDGNRGNNATGNAVYGAFWNSRFVDCNFYAAPDNGFWLAGSTASTDDNQFRGCQFLNNGAAGLRGGGNKRSYPSVGVARVDTNWFGYNGGPAITARGESWKVSDSKFYANGLDGDPTIEFDRCSYSNVTGCDIHSDYPDHPLILVSASKGVESIGNQIKSNDLRGTYRSAVRCLVDGNDIVALQIHDNTIQSNGRSRSGVVARKAGPGSFVDCSFRNNTFVGTMTGQAVGLPDSWRTNANGDAG from the coding sequence ATGGCCCAGGAGCGTCTCTCGATCGGACGGCGAACGTTCCTGGCACTCGTCGCCGCGGGCAGCGGTACCGTCGCCGCCTGTTCGTCGCCGAACCAGCCTACCGAACGACTTTCCACGGAGACCCAAATGTCGAACCTCGACCGCGTATACGAGATAACGGAGAACTACCACGTCGGACCGAAACGAGACCGCCCGGAGCCGGGCGATGCCGAGGGAACGATCTGGGAGGCGACCGACCCGGGTCCGGCGGGGGCGACGCGACGGTCGCTCTCCGACGGCGAGCGCTGGATACCGTTGGTCGTCGAACCCGAGTCGCCGAGGGCGACCGGCGAGTATCACCTCACCCCCGACGACGGTTTCGAGGCGATCCAGACCGTGATCGACCGAACGGGCGGGAACGTCGTGATCCGGCTCGCGCCGGGGACGTACGTCGGGCGCGAGCTCACGCTCGAACACGGTGTCATGCTCGTCGGGTCGGGTCGCAACGCGACCACGCTCAAGCTCGAAGACGGGGCGAACACGGACCTCGTGACGACGCCCGACCTCCCCGACCGGAACGTGATGGAGTGTACCCTGCGGGACCTCATGTTCGACGGGAACAGGGGGAACAACGCGACCGGAAACGCGGTGTACGGGGCGTTCTGGAACAGTCGATTCGTCGACTGCAACTTCTACGCCGCACCCGACAACGGCTTCTGGCTCGCCGGGTCGACGGCGAGCACCGACGACAACCAGTTCCGCGGCTGTCAGTTCCTCAACAACGGGGCCGCCGGGCTCCGCGGCGGCGGCAACAAACGGTCCTATCCCTCCGTCGGGGTCGCCCGCGTCGATACCAACTGGTTTGGGTACAACGGGGGACCCGCGATCACCGCTCGAGGGGAGTCCTGGAAGGTCAGCGATTCGAAGTTCTACGCCAACGGGCTGGACGGCGACCCGACGATCGAGTTCGACCGGTGTAGCTACTCGAACGTCACCGGTTGCGACATCCACTCGGACTACCCCGACCACCCGCTCATCCTGGTCTCGGCGTCGAAGGGGGTCGAGAGCATCGGCAACCAGATCAAGAGCAACGACCTCCGGGGGACCTATCGGTCGGCGGTACGGTGTCTCGTCGACGGGAACGACATCGTGGCGCTCCAGATCCACGACAACACGATACAGAGCAACGGTCGCTCGCGGTCGGGGGTCGTCGCACGCAAGGCCGGGCCGGGCTCGTTCGTCGACTGTTCGTTCAGGAACAACACGTTCGTCGGCACCATGACCGGCCAGGCGGTCGGACTCCCGGACAGCTGGCGCACGAACGCGAACGGCGACGCCGGCTGA
- a CDS encoding glycosyltransferase family 2 protein, which yields MSEHTADGVSASEGVGSTVDIIDDDHRPGRVRPLENERAENGRQPTERTSGSAWAGADCDVMVAIPAYNEEATIADVVRRVADHADLVLVVNDGSDDGTGAKAAEAGAVVSTHHRNRGYGAALKTAFETAKEYDVNHLVVLDADGQHDPADVPRLVRAQATTHAPLVIGSRFVEGAVSNAPFYRRVGLRVINVLTNLSMGIVRADSRMSDTQSGFRAYDREAIETLAEDMTIGDWMDASTDILYHIHHHDYPVEEVPITVTYDVANASSQDPLSHGMILLQNILKTIERERPLTALALPGFSLTFGGLGVGYWAVISYVQSGTFPVGLSLSAVFLVLVGIFACFTAIVLHSLSTYFENAGIDGRIR from the coding sequence ATGAGCGAACACACAGCTGACGGCGTTTCCGCGAGCGAGGGGGTGGGTTCGACCGTCGACATCATCGACGACGACCACCGCCCGGGCCGGGTTCGTCCCCTCGAAAACGAGCGCGCCGAGAACGGCCGGCAGCCGACCGAACGGACGTCGGGCTCGGCGTGGGCGGGCGCGGACTGCGACGTGATGGTAGCGATCCCGGCGTACAACGAGGAAGCGACGATCGCCGACGTGGTGCGGCGGGTGGCCGACCACGCCGATCTGGTGCTCGTCGTGAACGATGGAAGCGACGACGGCACCGGAGCCAAGGCCGCGGAGGCGGGCGCGGTCGTCAGCACCCACCACCGAAACCGTGGCTACGGCGCGGCCCTCAAGACCGCCTTCGAGACCGCGAAGGAGTACGACGTGAACCATCTCGTCGTCCTCGACGCCGACGGCCAGCACGACCCCGCGGACGTTCCCCGGCTCGTCAGGGCGCAAGCCACCACGCACGCCCCGCTCGTCATCGGCAGTCGGTTCGTGGAGGGTGCCGTGTCGAACGCGCCGTTCTACCGCCGCGTGGGGCTCCGCGTCATCAACGTGCTCACGAACTTGAGCATGGGTATCGTGCGGGCCGACTCGCGGATGAGCGACACCCAGAGCGGCTTTCGGGCGTACGACCGGGAGGCGATCGAGACCCTCGCCGAGGACATGACCATCGGCGACTGGATGGACGCCAGCACGGACATCCTCTATCACATCCACCACCACGACTACCCGGTCGAGGAGGTCCCGATCACGGTCACCTACGACGTGGCGAACGCGAGCAGCCAGGACCCGCTCTCCCACGGGATGATCCTCCTCCAGAACATCCTGAAGACCATCGAACGCGAGCGCCCGCTCACGGCGCTCGCGCTGCCGGGCTTCTCGCTCACCTTCGGCGGGCTGGGCGTCGGCTACTGGGCGGTCATCAGCTACGTCCAGTCGGGGACGTTCCCGGTCGGGCTCTCGCTCAGCGCGGTGTTCCTCGTGCTGGTCGGTATCTTCGCGTGCTTCACCGCGATCGTCCTCCACTCGCTCAGCACCTACTTCGAGAACGCCGGGATCGACGGGAGGATTCGATGA
- a CDS encoding ATP-grasp domain-containing protein: MKSQTDGRSVLLPINDSGSSISCLRSLGKRGVHTIAVSERRDRPALASRYCDETVIVPSPYDDLLAYRDALLSLAERPDVYTIVPHREVDSYVLGKYRDQFEEHVVALWPSFEQVRTVHDRLRQAEAAREAGVAIPETYSFDEVDDWSRELIVKPRYSILTHDYVDSLSENECEGKMEVIYTAAGTEPDLEAIQETMHKSGRHVPDHVPIVQELVRDTRTEYGFRGLYDDGESVLTCQKRQVRGKSYAGGASVYRETMYDPAIEELGRTMLDHLDWHGLASVQFLKEPDTGEYKFTEINPRVWASIEMDVIAGADFPSAHWLLATGEPDRIETEYEVGAGNHLLFGEFQYLWSILRKRYPAIEPPSFRAAVWDVLSSCYDQPHFDYLHLDDPAPFVRGVLNQLPVGGRSGTEMAGQ, translated from the coding sequence ATGAAATCACAAACCGATGGTCGTTCGGTACTGCTCCCGATCAACGACTCCGGCAGCAGCATCTCGTGTCTCCGCTCGCTCGGGAAACGCGGCGTCCACACCATCGCGGTCTCGGAGCGCCGGGACCGGCCGGCGCTCGCGTCCCGGTACTGTGATGAGACGGTTATCGTTCCCTCCCCATACGACGACCTCCTTGCCTACAGGGACGCCCTGCTCTCGCTCGCCGAACGGCCGGACGTCTACACGATCGTTCCCCACCGGGAGGTCGACAGCTACGTCCTCGGGAAATATCGCGACCAGTTCGAGGAGCACGTCGTCGCGCTCTGGCCCTCCTTCGAGCAGGTCCGGACGGTCCACGACCGGCTTCGACAGGCCGAAGCCGCACGTGAGGCCGGGGTCGCCATTCCGGAGACCTACTCGTTCGACGAGGTCGACGACTGGAGCCGCGAGCTGATCGTCAAACCCCGGTACTCGATCCTCACGCACGACTACGTGGACTCGCTCTCGGAGAACGAGTGTGAGGGGAAGATGGAGGTGATATACACCGCCGCCGGCACCGAACCCGACCTGGAGGCGATACAGGAGACGATGCACAAGAGCGGCCGTCACGTCCCCGACCACGTCCCGATCGTCCAGGAGCTCGTCCGGGACACCCGCACCGAGTACGGTTTCAGAGGGCTCTACGACGACGGGGAGTCGGTGCTGACGTGTCAGAAGCGCCAGGTCCGCGGGAAGTCCTACGCCGGCGGGGCGAGCGTCTACCGGGAGACCATGTACGACCCGGCGATCGAGGAGCTGGGACGAACCATGCTCGACCACCTCGACTGGCACGGGCTCGCCTCGGTCCAGTTCCTCAAAGAGCCCGACACTGGCGAGTACAAATTCACCGAGATCAACCCCCGCGTCTGGGCGTCGATCGAGATGGACGTCATCGCGGGGGCCGACTTCCCCTCGGCACACTGGTTGCTGGCGACGGGCGAGCCGGACCGTATCGAAACGGAGTACGAGGTGGGGGCCGGCAATCACCTCCTCTTCGGCGAATTCCAGTACCTCTGGAGCATCCTCCGGAAGCGCTACCCCGCGATCGAACCGCCCAGCTTCCGAGCCGCGGTGTGGGACGTGCTCTCGTCGTGTTACGACCAGCCACACTTCGACTACCTCCACCTCGACGACCCCGCCCCGTTCGTCCGTGGAGTTCTCAATCAGCTCCCGGTCGGCGGCCGTTCGGGGACCGAGATGGCCGGCCAGTAG
- a CDS encoding alanyl-tRNA synthetase, with product MNNTTLVGLASSIALVGTTLYWRRRERTVRESLTVSRDWESNTNDVDRETQRAARKAAERLDARVEDLPDRVTALDDERRDLRRELDAVRARWADSWWGSLSDDRSVGGESNGDDPTVRVVEFADGELPDARALAKRAMDGEGITLVVAHGDGSFAVAVDEALADEFSATAIGREIADEAGGGAGGNDRLAAGGGATDALGETAERVRRRLLRTGPTTPA from the coding sequence ATGAATAACACCACACTCGTCGGCTTGGCGTCGAGCATCGCACTGGTCGGAACGACACTCTACTGGCGGCGCAGGGAACGAACGGTCCGCGAGAGCTTGACCGTGAGCAGGGACTGGGAGTCGAACACGAACGACGTCGACCGCGAGACCCAACGCGCGGCACGGAAGGCGGCCGAACGGCTCGACGCGAGGGTCGAGGACCTCCCCGACCGGGTCACCGCGCTCGACGACGAACGCCGCGACCTGCGGCGCGAGCTCGACGCCGTCCGCGCGCGGTGGGCCGATTCGTGGTGGGGGTCGCTCTCGGACGACCGCTCGGTCGGCGGGGAATCGAACGGTGACGACCCGACCGTTCGCGTGGTCGAGTTCGCGGACGGGGAGCTCCCCGACGCACGGGCGCTCGCGAAGCGCGCGATGGACGGCGAGGGGATCACCCTCGTCGTCGCCCACGGCGATGGCTCCTTCGCCGTCGCCGTCGACGAAGCCCTCGCGGACGAGTTCAGCGCGACGGCTATCGGTCGCGAGATCGCCGACGAGGCGGGCGGCGGGGCGGGCGGTAACGACCGGCTGGCCGCCGGCGGCGGCGCGACGGACGCGCTCGGCGAGACCGCCGAACGCGTCAGACGGCGACTCCTCCGAACGGGGCCGACCACGCCCGCGTGA
- a CDS encoding polysaccharide deacetylase family protein translates to MSDAVTNVLSFDVEHWYSATLLRERVTDPATHIEASIERVLAVLDRFDVRATFFVVGELARERPDLVARIADAGHEVGSHGHTHRPLFELDRDAFAAELEASAVAIHDATGTWPTGFRAPNFSVTPRTAWAIEALETAGYRYDSSVFPVKTPMYGVADAPVRPYRLDPRAPFTDPDDSADGRLVELPLAVFHPRLRLPVAGGFYARVLPTWPVKRGIRNLNARGHPATIYFHPWEFNPAVRSAAANAPIPAHARFISFHGIERLAAKLEALLDEFTFGTAGAVADEYADPGGVAIDGTAPIRVGGER, encoded by the coding sequence ATGAGCGACGCGGTGACGAACGTCCTCTCGTTCGACGTCGAACACTGGTACTCGGCGACGCTGCTCCGGGAGCGAGTGACGGACCCGGCGACACACATCGAGGCGTCGATCGAACGCGTCCTCGCCGTCCTCGACCGATTCGACGTCCGGGCGACGTTCTTCGTCGTCGGGGAACTGGCCCGCGAACGACCGGACCTCGTGGCACGGATCGCGGATGCGGGTCACGAGGTCGGCTCACACGGCCACACCCACCGGCCGCTGTTCGAACTCGACAGGGATGCATTCGCCGCGGAGCTCGAAGCGAGCGCCGTCGCCATCCACGACGCGACCGGAACGTGGCCGACGGGGTTCCGTGCGCCGAACTTCTCGGTGACCCCCCGGACGGCGTGGGCCATCGAGGCGCTCGAAACCGCCGGCTATCGGTACGATTCCAGCGTCTTCCCCGTCAAGACGCCGATGTACGGGGTGGCCGACGCACCCGTTCGGCCCTACCGCCTCGACCCGCGGGCACCGTTCACTGATCCGGATGACAGTGCCGACGGTCGGCTCGTCGAGCTGCCGCTCGCGGTGTTCCATCCCCGTCTCCGACTGCCGGTCGCCGGCGGGTTCTACGCGCGAGTGCTCCCGACTTGGCCCGTGAAACGCGGGATACGGAACCTCAACGCACGCGGGCATCCGGCGACGATCTACTTCCACCCGTGGGAGTTCAACCCGGCCGTTCGGTCCGCAGCCGCAAACGCCCCGATACCGGCACACGCGCGTTTCATCAGTTTCCACGGGATCGAGCGATTGGCGGCGAAGCTCGAAGCGCTGCTCGACGAGTTTACCTTCGGGACGGCCGGTGCCGTCGCGGACGAGTACGCCGACCCCGGCGGGGTGGCTATCGACGGCACCGCGCCTATCAGGGTCGGGGGTGAGCGATGA
- a CDS encoding YegP family protein yields MVGSNTPTRFEVARGADGHWRWRFVDENDTLVAKSCRGYTSKQETVRDLRSLQANASSAPVVLPEDSTP; encoded by the coding sequence ATGGTCGGGTCGAACACACCCACTCGTTTCGAGGTCGCCAGGGGTGCCGACGGACACTGGCGGTGGCGATTCGTCGACGAGAACGACACGCTCGTCGCCAAGTCCTGTCGAGGCTACACCTCCAAACAGGAGACGGTCCGGGACCTGCGGAGCCTCCAGGCCAACGCGTCGAGCGCACCGGTAGTCCTCCCGGAGGACTCCACCCCGTGA
- a CDS encoding lipid II:glycine glycyltransferase FemX codes for MSRATTDGSDVGIEPVSTRSPEWRSVVDDHPDATVFHTPAWADAVSTAFGYEPRHRLLTDPDSGATRGMIPGFSVREGVGHSVVNPFCEYGFPLVDEDISATSVLSGLDGDTRIVKDAGWSGVSGYNEAGYGGVPTGSSIRLSLDRSFETLWESTFEKDIRRCVRTARDHGVTVTEATVAEFYPLYLETMRRLGSPQFPEAFFASLVDGLGDAATVLLAERAGEPIAGVFLFEWGDTTMVWTPASKRAHWDHRPNHLLYVESIKRACRAGRSVVDFGRSRRGSSVHSFKAQFGGFDYPLVSFVSPPERAGRASLESYGRLATITPRLAPLITHPTVGPKLKGFIHE; via the coding sequence ATGAGCCGGGCGACGACCGACGGGAGCGACGTCGGGATCGAGCCGGTGTCCACCCGGTCGCCGGAGTGGCGGTCCGTCGTCGATGACCACCCCGACGCGACGGTGTTTCACACCCCGGCGTGGGCGGACGCCGTCTCGACGGCGTTCGGGTACGAGCCCCGACACCGCCTCCTGACGGACCCCGATTCCGGCGCGACCCGGGGGATGATCCCGGGGTTCAGCGTCCGCGAGGGGGTCGGCCACAGCGTGGTCAACCCGTTCTGTGAGTACGGCTTTCCGCTGGTCGACGAGGACATCTCGGCGACGTCGGTTCTGTCCGGGCTCGACGGCGACACCCGCATCGTCAAGGATGCCGGCTGGAGCGGCGTAAGCGGGTACAACGAGGCGGGCTACGGCGGGGTTCCGACCGGGTCGTCGATCCGGCTGTCGCTCGATCGGTCGTTCGAGACCCTCTGGGAGTCGACGTTCGAGAAGGACATCCGCCGGTGCGTGCGAACCGCCCGCGACCACGGTGTCACCGTGACCGAGGCCACGGTCGCCGAGTTCTACCCGCTCTACCTCGAAACCATGCGTCGTCTCGGGAGCCCGCAGTTCCCCGAGGCGTTCTTCGCGTCGCTCGTCGACGGTCTCGGGGACGCCGCAACGGTTCTGCTCGCCGAGCGCGCGGGCGAACCGATCGCCGGCGTGTTCCTCTTCGAGTGGGGTGACACCACGATGGTGTGGACCCCGGCCTCGAAGCGCGCCCACTGGGACCACCGACCGAACCACCTGCTCTACGTCGAGTCGATCAAACGGGCCTGTCGCGCCGGTCGCTCGGTCGTGGACTTCGGGCGGTCGCGGCGCGGCTCCAGCGTTCACAGCTTCAAAGCACAGTTCGGCGGCTTCGACTACCCGCTCGTGAGCTTCGTCAGTCCACCCGAACGGGCTGGGCGAGCCTCGCTCGAAAGCTACGGACGGCTCGCGACGATCACGCCCCGGTTGGCACCGCTGATAACGCACCCCACCGTGGGGCCGAAACTCAAGGGATTCATCCATGAATAA
- a CDS encoding DUF7344 domain-containing protein, whose protein sequence is MLRNKRRARTLKYLRDRDETVTLRELSEELASIETGESPPPRSTRESVYNSLHQTHLPKLDDLGIIQYEQNRKVVHLLNDAHQVEVYMEVVPNEGVPYATYYFVIGLVSLVVVSLSSLGMPLFAALPVSVWAGGFVVLFLISGLIYFHSQQKLRLGRPR, encoded by the coding sequence GTGCTGCGAAACAAGAGACGGGCGCGAACGCTGAAGTACCTCAGAGATCGGGACGAGACCGTCACGCTGCGGGAGCTGTCCGAAGAGCTGGCGAGCATCGAAACGGGGGAGTCACCGCCGCCACGCAGCACGCGTGAGAGCGTCTACAACTCGTTGCACCAGACCCACCTCCCGAAGCTCGACGACTTGGGGATCATCCAGTACGAACAGAACCGGAAGGTCGTCCACCTCCTCAACGACGCTCACCAGGTCGAAGTCTACATGGAGGTCGTCCCGAACGAGGGGGTGCCCTACGCCACCTACTACTTCGTGATAGGGCTGGTCTCGTTGGTCGTCGTCTCGCTGTCGAGCCTCGGGATGCCTCTGTTCGCCGCCCTGCCGGTCTCGGTGTGGGCCGGCGGGTTCGTCGTGTTGTTCCTGATCTCGGGCCTCATTTACTTCCACAGTCAGCAGAAACTCCGTCTCGGTCGGCCTCGCTGA
- a CDS encoding glycosyltransferase family 4 protein: protein MKDSMNVVQIPHVYRPSLGGVENYVYRLNRSLETRGHETTTITTDVSLANTNSPLDPQADVAYCETDFTVFRNPFSIDLHRRVARSTADLYHLHNLEFFSTVEAVHALPADAPSVLTVHGFRPSPDSFLQRALTGLYHPVAAYVLNRVDRTVVLGATEKEALVDAFDVDPSTVDVVPNGIHPAEFEVSHDRVTAFNRRYGLDPETPTILFVGRMVPLKRPHLLVDALFEYLPDRDLDAVVVGTGSGEYERAVRERADDRVHFLANLPFDELKAAYHASDLFTQLSGAEGLPTVVLEAMHAELPVVATSVGALPNVLNHHENGWLLDAAPAVGDVAEAIRFYLDHPDERRRVGARNRELVYDRYDWSHVADGIVSTYERALD, encoded by the coding sequence ATGAAAGATAGCATGAACGTCGTCCAGATCCCCCACGTCTACCGCCCGTCGCTCGGCGGCGTCGAGAACTACGTCTACCGGTTGAACCGCTCGCTCGAAACGCGCGGCCACGAGACGACGACGATCACAACCGACGTCAGCCTCGCGAACACGAACTCGCCGCTCGACCCGCAGGCCGACGTCGCCTACTGCGAGACCGACTTCACGGTGTTTCGGAATCCGTTCTCGATCGACCTCCACCGGCGCGTCGCGCGGAGCACGGCGGACCTCTATCACCTCCACAACCTCGAGTTCTTCTCGACGGTCGAGGCCGTCCACGCGCTCCCGGCGGACGCCCCCTCCGTGCTGACGGTCCACGGCTTCCGTCCGTCACCGGACAGCTTCCTGCAGCGCGCGCTCACGGGGCTCTACCATCCGGTCGCGGCGTACGTCCTGAACCGCGTCGACAGAACGGTCGTGCTCGGCGCGACCGAGAAGGAGGCGCTCGTCGACGCGTTCGACGTCGATCCCTCGACCGTCGACGTGGTTCCGAACGGTATCCATCCCGCGGAGTTCGAGGTGAGCCACGACCGCGTCACGGCGTTCAACCGCCGGTACGGCCTCGACCCGGAGACGCCCACCATCCTGTTCGTCGGCCGGATGGTGCCCCTGAAACGCCCGCACCTCCTCGTCGACGCGCTCTTCGAGTACCTCCCCGACCGCGACCTCGATGCGGTGGTCGTCGGCACCGGCAGCGGCGAGTACGAACGGGCGGTCCGCGAGCGGGCGGACGACCGAGTTCACTTCCTCGCCAACTTGCCCTTCGACGAGCTGAAGGCGGCGTACCACGCCTCGGACCTGTTCACACAGCTCTCCGGGGCTGAGGGACTGCCGACGGTCGTGCTCGAAGCGATGCACGCGGAGCTCCCCGTGGTCGCGACGTCCGTCGGCGCGCTCCCGAACGTCCTGAACCACCACGAGAACGGCTGGCTCCTCGACGCCGCACCCGCGGTCGGCGACGTCGCCGAGGCGATCCGGTTCTACCTCGACCATCCGGACGAACGGCGACGGGTCGGTGCGCGGAACCGCGAGCTGGTCTACGACCGGTACGACTGGTCGCACGTCGCCGACGGTATCGTCTCGACGTACGAGCGCGCGCTGGATTGA
- a CDS encoding FkbM family methyltransferase produces MTSRNAQDAWRTTKERSLNVPYRLAARYGVPPFVSSVYWRAETAYWRARAAMAGDAVETTVAGETVRFGVSTVAEYRRATTFGGERDLIATLLSTLDGTETVWDVGACVGTYTCFVANALTSGQVVGFEPEAVNRSRLRSNLETTAPAERWTVSPIALADENGTTILASETVEAGGGHHYLAPDGVGRTVETRRGEDLLDDGFAPPDVVKIDVQGAELFVLQGLGELLDTVESISLEVHSEKCRRYGTTAEEVEAFLRAAGYTLTHLGGPADRRSGVYFVHAHR; encoded by the coding sequence ATGACATCCAGAAACGCCCAAGACGCTTGGAGAACCACGAAGGAGAGATCGCTCAACGTGCCGTATCGGCTGGCCGCCAGGTACGGAGTTCCGCCGTTCGTCTCGTCGGTCTACTGGCGTGCCGAGACGGCCTACTGGAGGGCTCGGGCGGCGATGGCCGGCGATGCCGTCGAGACGACGGTCGCCGGCGAGACGGTTCGGTTCGGGGTCTCGACGGTGGCGGAGTACCGCCGAGCGACGACGTTCGGTGGCGAGCGCGACCTGATCGCGACGCTGCTTTCGACCCTCGACGGCACCGAGACGGTCTGGGACGTCGGGGCGTGCGTGGGGACGTACACCTGCTTCGTCGCGAACGCGCTGACCTCCGGCCAGGTCGTCGGGTTCGAACCCGAGGCGGTGAATCGGTCACGGCTCCGAAGCAACCTCGAAACCACCGCCCCCGCCGAACGCTGGACGGTGTCGCCGATAGCGCTCGCGGACGAGAACGGAACGACGATCCTCGCGTCCGAGACCGTCGAGGCCGGTGGCGGCCATCACTATCTCGCGCCCGACGGTGTCGGTCGAACGGTCGAGACACGTCGGGGAGAAGACCTCCTTGACGACGGATTCGCGCCGCCCGACGTGGTCAAGATCGACGTGCAGGGCGCGGAGCTCTTCGTCCTTCAGGGGTTGGGGGAACTGCTCGACACCGTCGAATCGATCTCCCTCGAAGTCCACTCGGAGAAGTGCCGTCGGTACGGAACGACCGCCGAGGAGGTCGAGGCGTTCCTCCGGGCGGCGGGCTACACGCTCACCCACCTCGGCGGGCCGGCGGACCGACGCTCCGGCGTCTACTTCGTTCACGCGCATCGTTGA